From Moraxella sp. K1664, one genomic window encodes:
- the hisF gene encoding imidazole glycerol phosphate synthase subunit HisF gives MLTSLTKRIIACLDVKDGQVVKGVQFRNHETIGDIVELAKRYADVGVDELVFYDITASSDGRTVDKSWVERVAQVIDIPFCVAGGIRTLTDAETLFNYGADKVSINSPALENPDFISRLAERFGVQAVVVGIDSWYDDSTDTYWVNQYTGDETKTRKTQWQVIDWVKEVQARGAGEIVLNMMNQDGVRQGYDLTQLALVKAHCTVPLIASGGAGQMSHFYDVFNIDIDGALAASVFHKGMIDVGELKAYLKDKGIAVRPV, from the coding sequence CAAGGACGGGCAAGTGGTCAAGGGCGTGCAATTTCGCAATCATGAGACCATTGGCGATATTGTAGAGCTTGCCAAACGCTATGCCGATGTGGGCGTGGACGAGCTCGTGTTTTATGACATTACTGCTTCATCGGACGGTCGCACGGTGGACAAATCGTGGGTGGAGCGGGTGGCACAGGTCATTGACATTCCTTTTTGTGTGGCGGGGGGCATTCGCACGCTCACGGACGCTGAGACGCTGTTTAATTATGGGGCGGACAAGGTGTCAATCAACTCGCCTGCCCTTGAAAATCCTGACTTTATCAGTCGCCTTGCTGAGCGGTTTGGCGTGCAAGCGGTGGTGGTGGGCATTGACAGTTGGTACGATGACAGCACCGACACCTACTGGGTCAATCAATACACAGGCGATGAAACCAAAACTCGCAAAACCCAATGGCAAGTCATCGATTGGGTTAAAGAAGTGCAAGCCCGTGGGGCAGGAGAGATTGTGCTGAACATGATGAACCAAGATGGCGTACGACAAGGTTATGATTTGACTCAGCTTGCCCTTGTCAAAGCCCACTGCACCGTGCCACTCATCGCCTCAGGCGGAGCAGGGCAGATGAGCCATTTTTATGACGTGTTTAACATTGACATTGATGGGGCATTGGCGGCAAGCGTGTTCCATAAGGGCATGATTGACGTGGGTGAGTTAAAGGCGTATTTGAAAGATAAGGGCATTGCGGTGCGTCCTGTTTGA